CGAGCGAGCGGCACTGGCGATGGCACATGCGCTCGTCCTAGCCCAACCGGGCTTCGCCTTGACGAGTGGGGATACTCAATTCTGGTACCAACTCGCGGAGCCGATCGTCGCCGCGCTCTTGCGGTCGGCGGCGCTCACCGGCGCTGGGATGCTCGCGGGAATCGATGACCCAGGCGAACTCTATCGAAGCCTCGTCGCCCATGGCGAACAGCGGTTGGCCAATGGGGTGCTGGCTGCCTGTGGACTCGAGGAGCGCCAGCGTGACTCAGTGCTCCTGACGGCGCGCGGGTTGGTCAACCCGTTGGTCAACGTTGAGACAACTCTGCCACAGGTTCGCGTGTCCGAGCTCATCGATGGTCCACCGAGTGCAACCTTCCTAATAGCGAGTACCGCCGACCAGGAGCTTTTTTCGCTGCTGTTCGCCGTACTCTTGTCACGGATCGTTGCTGTTGCCCTTGAGCGGCGTCGTATGGAGCCGCTCCTTGTCTGCCTCGACGAGTTGGCGAACCTCGCCCCCATCCCCAATCTCGATCGGCTGGCCGCGGTTGGGGTGGGACAGGGTGTGCGACTGATCTCGATTGTCCAGGATCTTTCCCAGCTCGAGCACCGCTATGGGCGAGGTGCCAACTCGATCATCAACAACCATGCCAGCAAGCTCTTTCTCAGCTCAACGGCAGATCCCATCACCCGTGCCTACCTGCGCGATATCGCACCCGAGTCACTCGGGTCTCGTCAACCGCTGCTCATGGAGGGGTCGAGTTCAGTGAGCCGACTTTGGGTTCGCGGGCAAACGAGAACTTAGGTTGATCGATGCCGTGCCGATGGAACCACCATGGATGATCATGTAGCCAATGTGAGCGCTATCGAAGAGCTTCTCGATCAGCTCGATCATGAGTTGAGCGCGATGAGTGATTTGATGGAGCACAACGCCGATGAGGAGCTGGCCAATCGTGCACTAGAGCTTCAAGCCACCGTTGAACGCTTAGTCGGAGAGGTTGAGACGTTGCAGCCAGAGCCAGGGACCTATCGGAGCCGTTATCAACAGCTCGTGACAAAGGCGAATGTGGTGATGGTCGGCTGCT
The Ferrimicrobium sp. genome window above contains:
- a CDS encoding type IV secretory system conjugative DNA transfer family protein, which gives rise to MEIFGLIVIAAVLVTLGRFERAGANHPRGPNARPQRIRTEPKLRLRVGSLQRVRGPRLQVRLSERRQVSIDDEHSLLVVGPTRSGKTTRVVLPNLCSFPGSLVATSVKTDLLTTSVLEARKQRGRVVIIGDRALATHHWDLVCEAVNERAALAMAHALVLAQPGFALTSGDTQFWYQLAEPIVAALLRSAALTGAGMLAGIDDPGELYRSLVAHGEQRLANGVLAACGLEERQRDSVLLTARGLVNPLVNVETTLPQVRVSELIDGPPSATFLIASTADQELFSLLFAVLLSRIVAVALERRRMEPLLVCLDELANLAPIPNLDRLAAVGVGQGVRLISIVQDLSQLEHRYGRGANSIINNHASKLFLSSTADPITRAYLRDIAPESLGSRQPLLMEGSSSVSRLWVRGQTRT